In one window of Gossypium arboreum isolate Shixiya-1 chromosome 4, ASM2569848v2, whole genome shotgun sequence DNA:
- the LOC128291883 gene encoding uncharacterized protein LOC128291883, whose product MRQRDALNCCSVFYIKHSARKPTVPPDQYVHTEPTLQHTSSSRSFFAAKMLLHIYDGSRETRFKSRSRKRKDCGLNCKIFIFWYQVLNKPARESGRVEGSITLSKGLSSG is encoded by the exons ATGAGACAGCGAGATGCACTTAATTGCTGCAGCGTCTTCTACATTAAACACTCTG CTAGGAAGCCAACTGTCCCTCCAGATCAATATGTTCATACAGAGCCCACACTCCAACACACTTCGTCCTCTAGAAGTTTTTTTGCTGCAAAAATGCTTCTCCACATATATGATGG gtcaagagaaacgagattcaagtcgcgatcgaggaaaagaaaagattgtggactaaattgcaaaatttttatattttggtaccaag ttttgaacaagccagctcgggaatcgggacgggtcgaaggttcgatcacactatccaaaggactttcatctgggtaa